A stretch of the Candidatus Omnitrophota bacterium genome encodes the following:
- a CDS encoding polysaccharide biosynthesis tyrosine autokinase yields the protein MDTQQVEQEIRLSDYFVILRRRFAIAFLFFFIVVATVTTVSFMMTPIYRATAVLLIDLESPDVLTSTGSVELQSQNYYSYKDYFQSQQQIITSRALINKVFIESGLNNSEKYLKSTDPLNKFLKTIKAEPIRDTRLLKLSVDNENPERAARIANRIAELYVLRNLYYISRDEIMNLLKNEYLKLEAKLAEYSKMYKNKHPRMIRLKEEIDELVKRIEGVKTYDFSYDTTDDGAGHETRHALQGLKANNVSIQDPAKIPIEPEKPKKMLNILMAIAIGMFGGIGMAFFIEYLDDVVRDYEDLERIAQWPLLGGIPKITAQGERLSEFKRDKFAHLKPKEPASEAYRCIRTSIFFTSTQENPIRVLLVTSPGPQEGKTTTLCNLGIVMAQAGKRVLLIDADMRKPRLHGIFKHKNTKGLSDILSMQANMDDTIQQSEIPNISFITAGTTPPNPSELLSSHKVKELITLAKKSFDVIIFDTPPTAVVTDAIILSRVVDGIVMVVESGKTSKRALPRIFKVLQDSKAKVIGVILNRLSPASSNYYYYHSYYYGKK from the coding sequence ATGGATACACAACAAGTAGAACAAGAAATACGCCTTAGCGATTATTTTGTCATACTGCGGCGCAGGTTTGCCATAGCGTTTCTATTCTTTTTTATCGTTGTGGCGACAGTGACAACGGTAAGCTTCATGATGACTCCCATATACCGCGCCACGGCCGTATTACTAATTGACCTTGAAAGCCCCGATGTCCTGACGTCCACAGGCTCGGTTGAACTGCAATCACAAAACTACTATTCCTACAAAGACTATTTCCAAAGCCAGCAGCAGATAATTACCTCGCGCGCCTTGATAAATAAGGTATTTATAGAATCAGGCTTAAACAATTCTGAAAAATACCTTAAATCTACCGACCCATTAAATAAATTCCTTAAAACCATAAAAGCGGAACCGATACGCGATACCAGGCTTTTAAAGCTTTCTGTTGACAATGAAAACCCTGAAAGAGCCGCCCGTATCGCAAACCGCATAGCAGAGCTCTATGTCCTGCGTAACCTCTATTATATCTCCCGCGACGAGATAATGAACCTTTTGAAGAATGAATATCTAAAACTTGAGGCAAAGCTTGCGGAATACAGTAAGATGTACAAGAACAAACACCCGAGAATGATACGCCTTAAAGAGGAGATAGATGAGCTTGTTAAGAGGATAGAAGGGGTAAAGACATATGATTTTAGCTATGACACTACAGACGACGGCGCCGGGCACGAGACAAGGCATGCCCTGCAGGGCCTTAAGGCCAATAATGTAAGCATCCAGGACCCGGCAAAAATACCTATAGAGCCAGAAAAGCCTAAGAAAATGCTTAATATTCTGATGGCGATTGCTATAGGCATGTTTGGCGGTATCGGCATGGCGTTTTTCATTGAATACTTAGATGATGTAGTCAGAGACTACGAAGACCTGGAGCGGATTGCGCAATGGCCTCTGCTTGGCGGTATCCCCAAAATTACCGCCCAGGGCGAGAGGCTTTCAGAGTTTAAAAGAGATAAGTTTGCCCATCTAAAGCCCAAAGAGCCCGCTTCAGAGGCATATCGCTGTATCAGGACAAGCATATTTTTTACATCCACCCAGGAAAATCCAATAAGAGTTTTGCTTGTTACAAGCCCTGGCCCGCAAGAAGGCAAAACAACTACCCTGTGTAATCTCGGCATTGTTATGGCGCAGGCAGGCAAAAGAGTGCTGTTAATTGATGCTGATATGCGCAAACCGCGCCTACACGGCATCTTTAAGCACAAAAACACAAAAGGCCTAAGCGACATCTTATCCATGCAGGCGAATATGGATGATACCATACAGCAATCGGAGATACCCAATATCAGCTTTATAACGGCAGGCACAACGCCTCCCAATCCTTCGGAGCTTCTTTCAAGCCATAAGGTGAAGGAACTCATAACATTAGCCAAGAAGAGCTTTGACGTTATCATATTTGATACCCCGCCTACAGCGGTAGTAACAGATGCTATAATACTTTCGCGCGTGGTAGACGGCATTGTTATGGTAGTGGAAAGCGGAAAGACCTCCAAGAGGGCATTGCCGCGCATATTCAAGGTCCTGCAGGATTCCAAAGCCAAGGTTATTGGCGTTATCTTAAACCGTCTTTCCCCTGCCTCAAGCAATTACTATTATTACCACTCATATTATTACGGAAAAAAGTGA
- a CDS encoding polysaccharide export protein, translated as MRRITVIILLLSLGVVPCLAQSPEYRLQPTDVLKITVHDQVDLDTTTRITAEGYITFPLIGKVKAEGLTVRELEAEIKRLLELDYLVTAQVLIFIQGYHTRQVSVLGEVNLPGKYDMPEEKTVTLLQAIAMAGGFTKDALTNETQVMREKNGQTQTMIVRVNDITKRGMTEKDMAIEPGDVVFVPESFFWVSVIGEVNTPGKYNIPEEKSITLLEAIALAGGFTKDADINQTQIMRVTDGQTKTIIVRVSDITKKGQKDQDIAIEPEDVIFVPESFF; from the coding sequence ATGCGGCGTATAACGGTAATCATTCTACTTTTGTCTTTAGGCGTTGTCCCATGCCTGGCGCAGAGCCCTGAATACAGGCTCCAGCCCACCGATGTCCTCAAGATAACAGTCCACGACCAGGTGGATCTTGATACAACCACCCGTATCACAGCCGAAGGATATATCACGTTTCCCCTTATAGGAAAGGTCAAGGCCGAGGGCCTTACCGTGCGCGAGCTTGAAGCAGAGATAAAAAGACTGCTTGAGCTTGATTATCTTGTCACGGCACAGGTCCTTATTTTTATACAGGGCTATCATACAAGGCAGGTATCTGTCCTCGGCGAGGTCAATCTGCCGGGTAAATACGATATGCCCGAGGAAAAGACTGTAACACTATTGCAGGCAATTGCCATGGCAGGGGGCTTTACCAAGGACGCCCTGACCAATGAGACACAGGTCATGCGCGAAAAAAACGGCCAGACGCAGACAATGATAGTGCGCGTAAATGATATTACTAAACGAGGCATGACCGAAAAAGACATGGCAATAGAGCCCGGAGACGTTGTATTTGTTCCGGAGAGCTTTTTTTGGGTATCGGTTATAGGTGAGGTCAATACTCCGGGTAAATACAATATACCGGAGGAAAAAAGTATAACACTGCTTGAGGCAATTGCCCTTGCCGGCGGATTTACCAAGGACGCGGATATTAACCAGACACAAATTATGCGCGTCACAGACGGGCAGACCAAAACCATTATCGTAAGAGTATCCGACATTACAAAGAAGGGCCAGAAAGACCAGGACATAGCTATAGAGCCGGAAGATGTGATATTTGTTCCGGAGAGTTTCTTTTGA
- a CDS encoding outer membrane beta-barrel protein gives MTKRLSIILTTVILVAAFSATAWAQMLSADLPDIQGLKIGDTNARLHVGMKTSLIYDDNIYLSKDNEKDDLITVLEPMVAVVAPFGDNRFIAEYKFSQYLYADYTKEDHPDHLVKGLIEINMTDYQLTLAEQYQRFTNRANMEDSSRIRQQTNNFRAGIATVNENRLGFDIGYRNRVEDYISNQIITGNMKYDDKDRMYHIADIQLLYRFAPKTSLILETDLGWIRYDNDYNSDSFYVEPLIGIKGEITNKITANIRGGYRQQEYETSSLVINEDFESAVVRGGIDFQMTKDDMLNLAVERSAYESTYKTINYYEGTSGILKYTHAFSKKLSLSPYGTYQWHRYPKETTEDSDTKKRRDKIFGGGVSLKYLMREWVAFEAKYDYKEKDSNFDKFDYKDNAVTVSATIGF, from the coding sequence ATGACTAAACGATTATCTATAATATTAACCACTGTCATATTAGTTGCCGCTTTTAGCGCAACCGCCTGGGCGCAAATGCTTTCGGCGGATCTTCCCGACATCCAGGGCCTTAAAATAGGCGATACCAACGCGCGCCTGCATGTCGGCATGAAAACAAGCTTAATCTACGATGATAATATATACCTGTCAAAAGATAATGAAAAAGACGACCTTATAACAGTCCTTGAACCTATGGTTGCTGTTGTAGCGCCTTTTGGCGATAACCGCTTTATCGCGGAATACAAATTCAGCCAATATCTCTATGCTGATTACACCAAAGAAGACCACCCGGATCATTTGGTAAAGGGTTTGATTGAGATAAATATGACTGATTATCAACTCACCCTTGCCGAGCAATATCAGCGCTTTACAAACCGCGCCAATATGGAAGATTCCTCGCGCATAAGACAGCAAACCAATAACTTCAGGGCGGGTATTGCCACAGTCAATGAAAACAGGCTTGGCTTTGACATAGGCTACCGCAACAGGGTAGAGGATTATATCAGCAATCAGATAATCACCGGTAATATGAAATATGACGACAAGGACAGGATGTATCATATAGCTGATATTCAGTTGCTTTACAGGTTTGCCCCAAAGACATCATTAATACTTGAAACAGACCTCGGCTGGATACGTTATGACAATGACTACAACTCCGATTCATTCTATGTTGAACCTCTAATCGGAATCAAAGGCGAGATCACCAATAAGATAACAGCTAATATCCGCGGCGGTTACAGGCAGCAGGAATACGAGACATCAAGCCTTGTTATAAACGAAGATTTTGAAAGCGCTGTTGTCCGCGGCGGCATTGACTTCCAGATGACAAAAGACGATATGCTCAACCTGGCAGTTGAAAGAAGCGCCTATGAATCAACATACAAGACTATAAATTACTACGAAGGCACATCCGGCATCCTAAAATATACTCACGCTTTTTCCAAGAAGCTGTCACTGTCGCCATACGGCACATACCAGTGGCACCGTTACCCTAAGGAAACCACCGAGGACTCCGATACCAAAAAGAGGCGGGATAAGATATTTGGAGGCGGAGTTTCCCTCAAATATCTTATGCGTGAATGGGTAGCGTTTGAGGCAAAATACGACTACAAGGAAAAAGATTCAAATTTTGACAAATTTGATTACAAGGACAATGCCGTCACGGTATCAGCTACAATAGGCTTCTAA
- a CDS encoding GIY-YIG nuclease family protein has product MKQYFVYIMTNHSKTLYTGVTNNLERRVLEHKNNSNKGFTKKYNIDKLVYYETTDNIEDAITREKRIKGWSREKKIALIETLNPNWHDLSKY; this is encoded by the coding sequence ATGAAACAATATTTTGTTTACATCATGACGAATCATTCCAAGACATTATACACCGGCGTTACAAACAATTTAGAAAGACGAGTGCTTGAGCATAAAAATAATTCAAACAAAGGTTTCACTAAAAAGTATAACATAGACAAATTGGTATATTACGAAACAACAGATAATATAGAAGACGCTATTACCAGGGAAAAGCGGATTAAGGGCTGGAGCAGAGAGAAAAAAATAGCTTTAATAGAAACGCTTAACCCTAATTGGCATGATTTGAGTAAGTATTAG
- a CDS encoding septation protein SpoVG family protein: protein MDQNINVNVERLYKLEGDGALKGFADISICNCIIVKGLRIVSGKNGLFVSMPQELGKDGKWHNRVSVNNDSLKDKLSELVLSAFQDD, encoded by the coding sequence ATGGATCAAAATATTAATGTAAACGTGGAAAGGTTGTATAAACTTGAGGGCGATGGGGCATTAAAAGGCTTTGCTGATATTTCTATCTGTAACTGTATTATTGTAAAAGGGTTACGAATAGTTTCCGGCAAAAACGGCTTATTTGTCAGCATGCCGCAGGAATTAGGCAAAGACGGCAAATGGCATAATAGGGTTTCTGTTAATAATGACTCCTTAAAAGACAAATTGAGCGAATTGGTGCTCTCTGCTTTCCAGGATGACTGA
- a CDS encoding YraN family protein: MTDRQFANRLSLGKISEGIAVRYLRRKRFKIIGRNYYCRAGELDIIAKRGPIFIFVEVRSIREGFFEDPLDSITPLKIERIKTLAQIWLMNNRIDNVPVRFDAIGIIHNKRFFGKRYTITHIQDAF; this comes from the coding sequence ATGACTGATAGACAGTTTGCCAATAGGCTCTCTCTTGGCAAAATTTCCGAAGGCATTGCCGTTAGATATTTGAGGCGTAAGCGATTCAAGATAATCGGGCGCAATTATTACTGCCGGGCAGGGGAGCTTGATATTATTGCCAAAAGAGGCCCGATATTTATCTTTGTTGAAGTGCGAAGCATCCGGGAGGGTTTTTTTGAAGACCCGCTGGATTCAATTACTCCTCTAAAAATTGAACGCATTAAGACCCTTGCGCAGATATGGCTTATGAACAATCGTATTGATAATGTCCCCGTTCGTTTTGACGCCATAGGAATCATTCATAATAAACGTTTTTTCGGGAAAAGATACACCATAACACATATTCAGGATGCCTTTTAA
- a CDS encoding YifB family Mg chelatase-like AAA ATPase, with amino-acid sequence MARNLCQRSLQMLAKCQSRTITGTSSRHIDVEVDISSGIRSFTIVGLPDAACRESAKRVMSAIKNSGFKMSCSKITVNLAPAHLRKEGAMFDLAIAIAILSAESKISQKALDSKVFCGELSLDGSLRPVNGMLCVADDIKETPDTELILPWQNMPEARAINNARLMPVSCLAETVSYIANGTLPEPRVWPALPADNNENNDMDFSDIRGNYHAKRAVEIAVAGGHNILFIGPPGTGKTMLAQRIPTIMGALTNEESIQTSKVYSIQGLLNNKSLITRPPFRALHHFSSDAGMLGGGSNYINPGEISLAHNGVLFLDELPEFRRDVLEALRQPIEDKVIRITRAGKSVTYPCDFMLVAAMNPCPCGYLTHPKKTCVCTPHQVHKYLSKISGPLLDRIDMHVEISPIDYDQLSSESGIESSSAIKSRIDNAKAIQSARYRGNRYALNARISYKDIEKVCALTKEASSILKQAMHELFVSARGYAKLLKVARTIADIAARPVIDVEDIAEAVSYRSLDTRAWL; translated from the coding sequence ATGGCCAGAAACCTTTGCCAGAGGAGCCTGCAGATGCTTGCCAAATGCCAATCAAGGACAATAACCGGAACAAGTTCACGCCACATAGACGTTGAGGTTGATATCTCAAGCGGCATACGGTCATTTACCATAGTAGGCCTTCCTGATGCCGCCTGCCGCGAATCTGCCAAAAGAGTCATGTCTGCTATAAAAAATTCAGGTTTTAAGATGTCATGCTCAAAAATAACCGTCAATCTCGCTCCTGCCCATCTGCGTAAAGAAGGCGCGATGTTTGACCTTGCCATTGCCATAGCAATATTGTCTGCCGAGTCCAAGATCAGCCAGAAGGCCTTGGACAGCAAGGTATTTTGCGGAGAGCTTTCTCTTGACGGAAGCCTTAGGCCGGTAAACGGTATGCTTTGCGTGGCAGATGATATTAAAGAAACGCCTGATACGGAACTTATCCTGCCCTGGCAAAACATGCCCGAAGCGCGCGCGATAAATAATGCCCGATTAATGCCTGTTTCCTGCCTTGCTGAAACCGTCAGCTATATCGCCAATGGCACATTGCCCGAGCCAAGAGTTTGGCCTGCTTTGCCGGCTGATAATAATGAAAATAATGATATGGATTTTTCCGATATTAGAGGTAATTATCACGCTAAAAGGGCTGTAGAAATTGCCGTAGCCGGCGGCCACAATATATTGTTTATAGGCCCTCCTGGCACCGGCAAGACAATGCTTGCCCAGCGTATCCCTACCATTATGGGCGCCCTGACCAATGAAGAGTCTATCCAGACGAGCAAGGTTTATAGTATCCAGGGCTTACTTAATAACAAAAGCTTGATTACCAGGCCGCCTTTCAGGGCCTTGCATCACTTTTCATCCGATGCCGGCATGCTCGGAGGCGGGTCAAATTATATAAACCCCGGCGAGATAAGCCTTGCCCATAATGGCGTGCTCTTTCTTGATGAGCTTCCGGAATTCAGGCGCGATGTCCTTGAGGCGCTTAGACAGCCTATTGAGGACAAGGTTATCCGCATCACACGCGCCGGCAAATCAGTCACATATCCATGCGATTTCATGCTTGTTGCCGCCATGAATCCCTGCCCGTGCGGATATCTGACACACCCCAAAAAGACCTGCGTATGCACACCCCATCAGGTCCACAAGTATTTATCTAAAATATCAGGCCCTCTCTTAGACCGCATAGATATGCATGTTGAGATAAGCCCGATTGATTACGACCAGTTATCGTCGGAATCAGGCATTGAGTCATCTTCCGCGATAAAATCAAGAATTGACAATGCCAAGGCCATACAGAGCGCGCGTTATCGCGGAAATAGATATGCCCTGAACGCGCGGATTTCATATAAGGATATAGAAAAAGTATGCGCGCTCACAAAAGAGGCCTCTTCTATACTGAAACAAGCTATGCATGAATTGTTTGTAAGCGCTAGAGGATATGCCAAACTTCTCAAGGTGGCACGAACCATAGCTGATATCGCGGCAAGGCCTGTGATTGATGTTGAGGATATTGCTGAAGCCGTAAGCTATCGCAGTCTTGATACCCGCGCATGGCTTTAA
- a CDS encoding nucleotidyltransferase domain-containing protein, with amino-acid sequence MVIYYHNYGENMISFRSKITIKLLDYFFLNPDAQAYINELARILEIDPKNTETKLKELEKGGLLKSEFRGKQRYYFLAKNNPILEHYRQIFLKTYGIEKKLSDMVNRIKGLQEAYLFGSYAANKMDSSSDIDILAIGTHSVLELQRAIAILQKDTGREFNVINLSDKEFEKKKKGKNPFLNNIFKSKIIKLK; translated from the coding sequence ATGGTAATTTATTACCATAATTATGGTGAAAATATGATATCTTTTCGTTCTAAAATAACAATAAAATTGCTGGATTATTTTTTTCTTAACCCCGATGCCCAGGCTTACATTAATGAGTTGGCCAGGATTTTAGAAATTGACCCTAAAAATACCGAAACCAAGCTTAAGGAATTGGAAAAAGGAGGCCTCTTAAAAAGTGAGTTTCGTGGAAAGCAAAGATATTATTTCCTTGCGAAAAATAATCCGATTTTGGAGCATTATCGCCAAATATTCTTAAAAACCTACGGTATAGAGAAAAAACTTAGCGATATGGTTAATAGGATCAAAGGGCTTCAGGAAGCTTATTTATTCGGTTCATACGCGGCTAACAAAATGGATTCTTCAAGCGATATAGATATTTTAGCTATTGGCACACATTCTGTTTTGGAATTGCAAAGAGCCATCGCTATATTACAGAAAGATACAGGCCGCGAATTTAATGTGATAAACTTAAGCGATAAAGAGTTTGAGAAGAAAAAAAAGGGTAAGAACCCTTTTCTGAACAATATTTTTAAATCTAAAATCATAAAGCTTAAATGA
- a CDS encoding glycosyltransferase family 9 protein: MKNILIIGHSNIGDVCYNMAVVRPLKDAYPGAVLSFVTSPRCRELVEGYRGIDNVIIYDRSGADKGFINQARFVMGLRKTNFDLAIALKSSARYVFLRSRSVWSVGNNKNAHIHPVDRYLALLRQNGINCPSARFDFALARKDEDFALDFFKKNNIRQGEAIAGIMPLAAWTLKSWPVERWNSLADRLKREKGLKVIALGKSDGSKFSSTVLSSLSADIIRAGQTTLEQAIALISKCNVFIGPDSSLLHIASCMGINSIGLYGPTSIDCFYPYFHRHNIVRAAKTLPCMPCCPGMNVVCNKDVIRHDFGPCMQEIRVDEVFDKIMKITERARG, encoded by the coding sequence ATGAAAAATATACTGATTATCGGGCATTCCAATATCGGCGATGTTTGCTATAATATGGCCGTTGTGCGGCCTTTGAAAGATGCCTATCCCGGCGCTGTGTTGTCTTTTGTGACATCGCCGCGCTGCCGCGAACTCGTGGAAGGATACAGAGGCATAGATAATGTGATAATCTATGACAGGAGCGGCGCGGACAAAGGTTTTATAAACCAGGCCAGGTTTGTCATGGGTTTAAGAAAAACAAACTTTGACCTGGCAATCGCGCTCAAAAGCTCTGCCAGATATGTTTTTTTGCGCTCACGTTCGGTATGGAGCGTTGGGAACAATAAAAATGCCCATATACACCCTGTTGATAGATATCTTGCCCTGTTAAGGCAAAATGGGATAAATTGCCCTTCGGCGCGTTTTGATTTTGCTCTCGCGCGAAAAGACGAAGATTTCGCCCTTGATTTTTTTAAAAAAAATAATATCAGGCAAGGCGAGGCCATCGCCGGTATAATGCCTTTGGCGGCATGGACGCTCAAAAGCTGGCCTGTTGAAAGATGGAACAGCTTAGCGGACAGGTTAAAGCGCGAAAAAGGCTTGAAAGTAATCGCCCTTGGCAAGAGTGACGGGAGTAAATTCTCAAGCACCGTATTGTCATCGCTTTCGGCCGATATAATAAGGGCGGGCCAGACTACTTTAGAACAGGCCATCGCCTTAATAAGTAAGTGCAATGTCTTTATCGGGCCTGATTCAAGCCTTTTACACATTGCCAGCTGTATGGGCATCAATAGCATAGGCCTATACGGCCCGACATCTATTGATTGTTTTTATCCGTATTTTCACCGCCATAACATAGTAAGGGCCGCAAAAACTTTGCCATGCATGCCGTGCTGTCCGGGGATGAATGTAGTTTGCAACAAAGACGTGATAAGGCATGATTTTGGCCCGTGTATGCAGGAGATAAGGGTTGATGAGGTTTTTGATAAAATCATGAAAATAACAGAAAGGGCACGCGGATAA
- a CDS encoding radical SAM protein has protein sequence MKKDIKVIDASFESYYCVFLTLSCTLSCEYCVQKISCPAVAAAKYPVRRGADWVEALNSLANRRKKRFLRRAKRKKISITGGEPTLHPDFAFIVNNLDRDWAITVTSNLFSPFYRNNSSIKSISRRSGLKFNFSHHFLYTPVDKFIDNLKRVKDGGLYVHIIFIVAHPDHIDDVKRYRDKLLKAHPLVKLQRFTGYYKNTLYPVENGYDIECQQQDGIRNYADYRQGFSQKNKEDMFCRMGKVLFAPNGDIYNCHYKLYTAHNDKFGNIFSKGLNISMPSDFFLCHDYGFCNPCDSEGHAFKKPGAKEAFNISF, from the coding sequence GTGAAAAAAGATATAAAGGTTATTGATGCATCATTTGAAAGTTATTACTGTGTTTTTTTAACACTCTCGTGCACTTTAAGCTGTGAATATTGCGTGCAAAAGATATCCTGCCCGGCGGTCGCTGCGGCGAAATATCCCGTAAGGCGGGGAGCTGATTGGGTTGAGGCATTAAACAGCCTTGCCAACAGGAGAAAAAAGCGTTTTTTAAGGAGAGCCAAACGCAAAAAAATTTCCATAACCGGCGGCGAGCCGACGCTTCATCCTGATTTTGCCTTTATTGTCAATAATCTTGACAGGGACTGGGCCATTACCGTGACATCAAATTTATTTTCACCCTTTTACAGAAATAATTCGTCCATTAAAAGCATAAGCCGGCGCTCGGGCCTGAAATTTAATTTTTCACACCATTTTTTGTATACACCCGTTGATAAATTCATAGATAACCTTAAAAGAGTAAAAGACGGGGGGCTGTATGTCCATATTATATTTATCGTTGCCCACCCTGACCATATTGACGACGTCAAAAGATACCGTGACAAACTGCTAAAGGCTCATCCGCTGGTAAAGCTCCAGCGCTTTACGGGCTATTACAAAAATACCCTGTATCCTGTTGAAAACGGTTACGATATTGAATGTCAACAGCAGGACGGGATACGCAATTATGCCGATTACAGGCAGGGATTCAGCCAAAAGAACAAAGAAGATATGTTTTGCCGCATGGGCAAGGTATTGTTTGCCCCAAACGGAGATATATATAATTGCCATTACAAGCTTTATACCGCGCACAATGATAAATTTGGCAATATATTCAGCAAAGGATTAAACATCAGCATGCCTTCCGATTTTTTCCTCTGTCATGATTATGGATTTTGCAACCCATGTGACTCGGAAGGGCACGCGTTTAAAAAACCCGGCGCCAAAGAAGCCTTTAACATATCTTTTTAG
- a CDS encoding glycosyltransferase family 87 protein, whose amino-acid sequence MKKDRAVYIAVFALISLILLCQYQVRAPKRGFSDYRVYYDAGKDMLEGRSIYEYNADEITPFKYAPVFAVFMAPISVFSKPVSAGIFFTLNMLWLFLIFEISRRMIFFEKMASGRQYLVFAAVFLISFRSILHCLHSGQVGILIVFLVLYGLFLIGRGRDIAAGFLIGFAVMIKYMPFVFVLYFLAKKKIKAACAVIAAMAFYAFLPSVITGFKANITLLGQWLPHITSTSLDGGSFLDIKNHSLWTITRRLAGAGNEMPALIATVVIFILTFYLILKPSPKDKQNNGKTLFIQSVDYAMLFIIMVLFNPNAWLHNFAAMVFPLTVVFYYLLKGGFKERGVLFLLIASFVLSSSGSYSIAGKAAQAMFEYYGAIICSSLLLFWALLIIKSKGCDA is encoded by the coding sequence ATGAAAAAAGATAGGGCAGTCTATATTGCCGTGTTCGCGTTGATTTCACTGATACTGCTATGCCAGTATCAGGTTCGCGCGCCAAAAAGAGGTTTTTCGGATTACCGCGTATATTATGACGCCGGAAAAGACATGCTTGAAGGCAGAAGTATCTATGAATACAATGCCGATGAGATAACCCCTTTTAAATACGCTCCGGTATTCGCGGTATTTATGGCGCCTATATCGGTATTTAGCAAACCTGTCTCGGCAGGAATATTTTTCACCCTTAACATGTTATGGCTTTTTTTGATCTTTGAGATCTCGCGCCGGATGATATTTTTTGAAAAAATGGCTTCAGGGCGCCAATATCTTGTTTTCGCGGCGGTTTTTTTGATATCATTCAGGTCAATTCTTCATTGCCTGCACAGCGGCCAGGTAGGTATTTTAATAGTCTTTTTGGTTTTATACGGGCTGTTTCTTATAGGCCGCGGGCGTGATATAGCGGCAGGTTTCTTGATAGGTTTTGCCGTTATGATAAAGTATATGCCATTTGTGTTTGTTTTATATTTTTTGGCAAAAAAGAAAATAAAAGCGGCATGCGCCGTGATAGCGGCCATGGCCTTTTACGCTTTTTTACCGTCGGTTATCACGGGTTTTAAGGCCAATATCACGCTTTTGGGGCAATGGCTTCCGCATATCACGTCAACATCTCTTGACGGCGGGTCTTTTCTTGATATTAAAAACCATTCGCTTTGGACCATAACAAGAAGGCTGGCAGGGGCAGGAAACGAGATGCCTGCCTTGATAGCAACAGTTGTTATCTTCATATTGACATTTTATTTAATCTTGAAACCGTCGCCGAAGGATAAGCAAAATAACGGCAAAACGCTTTTTATCCAGAGCGTTGATTATGCCATGCTTTTTATAATCATGGTGCTTTTTAACCCCAATGCCTGGCTTCATAACTTCGCGGCAATGGTATTTCCCCTGACAGTAGTTTTTTATTATCTGTTAAAAGGGGGTTTTAAGGAGCGGGGGGTTCTTTTTCTGCTGATTGCCTCGTTCGTGCTGTCATCGTCGGGAAGTTATTCAATAGCCGGCAAAGCGGCCCAGGCAATGTTTGAATATTATGGAGCGATAATATGTTCAAGCCTTTTGCTGTTCTGGGCGCTTCTAATCATTAAATCAAAAGGATGTGACGCGTGA